TACTCCGAAGTCTACGTCCCCTTTTGCGGCCACGCCGTTCTGGCCGAAATGTCACGCAGCCCCGTGACCGCCCCCGATCCCTTTGGCGATGTGTTCGACCTGCGCCAACCCGGCCCCGCATTCGATGCGTTTCTGAATGGGGTGATCCGCGACATGGCCGAGGCTGTTTGACTGGCTGATGTGCGGGACTTTGCCGCCGCTACCAGTCACCCACCCCGGCGCGCCTGCGCCAAGCCCGACCTCCCCCACGGGAGGGCTTTCATACAACAAATGCGACGCGTGAAATCTTGGCTGGTTTGCGAAACAACGGTCGCGCCTTGTCTCAAGACCCTCCCAAGGTCGGGCTTGGCGCATGCCCGCCTGTTTCAATCCATTTGATCATCGTCCGATTCCCGCAACATGATCCATACGCCTGAACCTTGCGCCCCCTAGAACCTGCGCGCACTTACGCTTATGTCGGGGCAAACCAGACCGGAGCGCCCAATGCCAACTGCAAACCCTGCCGCCCTCGATTTTCTGCTCACACGGCGCTCGCGCCCGGCAAAGACGCTGACAGGCCCCGTGCCTGACCGCGCGGGGCTGGATACCCTGCTGACAGCCGCCGCACGCACACCCGATCACGGCAAACTGGAACCCTGGCGCTTTATCGTGCTGTCGGGGGCCGCCCTGCCCCGGCTTGCCGCGCTTGTAACAACCCGCGCCGCCGCGCTCGATATCGACGCCGATCAAATCCCCAAGGCCCGCGCCGCCTTTGCCGATGCGCAACTGGTCGTGGCAGTGATCAGCGCGCCGGTGATCTCGGCCAAGGTGCCAGATATCGAACAGACCTACTCGGCCGGGGCCGTTTGCCTGTCGCTGCTCAATGCAGCGCTGGCCGCGGGATGGGGCGCGAACTGGCTGTCGGGCTGGGCCTCCCATGACCGGACCTTTGTTGAAACGGGGCTCGGCCTTGCGCCACATGAAACGGTCGCCGGGTTCATCCATATCGGCACGGAAACGACAGCCCCGCCGGAACGGCCACGCCCCGACATCACCGCCAAAACCACATGGATCGACACATGATCTTTCAGGACATCTCCAAGGCCATCGCACAGTTTTCCGATGCGCGCTTCCGGCGTGTGTTGCTTTTGGGGGTCGGGCTGACACTGGCACTTTTCGCGGTCAGCGGCTTTGGCGTCTGGCAGTTGCTGAACTGGATCGACATCGAAAACGTGTCCTGGCCGTTCTTTGGTGAAATCGCCTGGCTGTCCTATGTGCTGGGCGTGATCATGGCCGCGCTCAGCCTGTTTCTCTGGGTGTTCCTGATGATCCCGGTCGCCTCTGCGATCACCTCGGTGTTTCTTGACGACGTTGCGCAGGCGGTCGAGGACAAACACTTTCCCCATCTGCCCGCACCGCCGAAAATGCCGCTCTCGGTGGCGGTCAAAGACACGCTGGGCTTTCTTGGGGTGCTGATCGGGGCCAATATTCTGGCACTGATGCTTTATATCATGCTGCCCTTTGCCGCGCCGTTCATCTTTTATGCGCTGAACGGCTTTCTGCTGGGGCGGGAATACTTCACGCTGGCGGCAACCCGGCGCGAAGGGCGCGCGGGCGCACGGGCGCTACGGAGCCGTTTTGCCAATGAAATCTGGATTGCGGGGTGCCTCATGGCGATCCCGCTGACGATCCCCGTGCTCAATCTGTTCGTGCCAATACTGGGTGCTGCGACTTTCACGCATATGTATCACCGTCTCAGTCAACGCTGACCTCGGGCGTTGCCATCCGGTTGAACCAGTCCAGATCGCGCACCGTGATCGCGCCTGACAGGATCACCCCGGCGATCACCGCCCAGATGCAAAACGCCCAAATGGTGGTGATCCTGGCCTTGCGGCGCAATTGCGGATCTGCGGGCGCGCTTGAATGGGTGCCGGGCACGACCTCGCCCGCTTCGCCCTGCGTGGTCATCCGCAACGGCAGCACGACAAAGAAGACCATGAACCACACGACCGCGAATAAAACGAGTGCCGATGTAATGCCCATCTGCGCCTTTCTGCGGACCACGCCGCTTTTTCTTCCAAAATAACGTCCGCCAGAGGCTCCGCCCCTGACATCACGCGCCTAGACCTGTTCTAGCTCGATCAGGCAACCATTAAAGTCCTTGGGATGCAAAAACAGCACCGGCTTGCCGTGTGCGCCGATCTTGGGCGCGCCGCTGCCCAGCACCCGCGCACCGGTTTCCGTCAGGCGATCGCGTGCCGCGATGATATCATCGACCTCATAGCAGATATGGTGAATCCCGCCTGCGGGGTTCTTGTCCAGAAATCCCTGGATGGGGCTGGCATCCCCCAAGGGATAAAGCAGCTCGATCTTGGTATTGGGCAGTTCGATAAAGACGACCGTGACGCCATGATCGGGCTCGTCTTGCGGCGCGCCCACCGTGGCCCCCAACGCCCCGCGATACTGGGCGCAGGCCGCCTCAAGGTCGGGCACGGCAATCGCCACATGGTTCAAACGTCCAATCATCGCTCTCTCCTCTCGCAACACCTGCCCTGTCTATGTCGTGGTCGGCGGCGCGACACAAGTGGGCGCGCCAACAGGTCGCGGCGCCGTTAACGCAGGATTCACCATCTGACGCTTAACTGAACACACAACGATCTCTGGAGGGGATGTTATGGACGACCATGATGATTTCATGATGACACGGCCACCCACCGCGCGGCGCCCGCTTTTGGGGCTGACGGTGCTTGTGGTCGAAGACAGCCGCTTTGCCTGTGAAGCAATGCGCCTTTTATGCCTGCGCTCGGGCGCGCGAATCCGCCGCGCCGACAGCCTGCAACATGCACGCCGACACCTGGCGGTCTATCGCCCCGCCGTGGTGATCGTCGATCTGGGCCTGCCCGATGGGTCGGGCGAATCCCTGATCGCCGATCTGGCGATGGGTGTGCCGCGGGTCGATGTAGTGCTTGGCACCAGCGGCGACACGGACGGCAAGGAACGCGCCCTGGCCGCCGGTGCTGACGGCTTCTTTGCCAAACCCGTGGCCTCGCTTGCGCAGTTCCAGCAGGCGATCCTCGCGCATCTGCCCGCTGATCGCCAGCCAAACGCGCCCTGGGTGCTGTCGGATGAATATGTCGCGCCCGATCTGATGGCGTATCGCGATGATCTTGCGCATGTGGCCGATGTGCTGAACGGCGAAGAGGACCGCTCGATTGACTATGTCACGCAATTCCTCTCCGGCGTCGCCCAAAGCGCCAATGACACCGGCCTCGGTGATGCGGTCGGCTCGCTTGCGCGCGCGCGTGAAACCGGTGGCACGACCCGCTCCGAAGTGGCGCGCCTTGCCGCCATCGTGCAAGAGCGGCTGTCCACCAACAGCCCCCTGTAACCCAAAAACACCCCAACCGAAGGATCCGCAACCCTGCAGCACGCGCCCGTAAAACGCCGCTCTCACTGCACAAAGACACCCCAGTCGCGTCCCAAATAGGCCCCATTCATCCCGCACCTTGCCTGAAAGCCGCCACCGCGTTTTCGCCCCGGCAAGCAAGAGGACGAGTATAGAATGGAACGCTTTATCAATCGCTTTTGGGGCGACGAAGACGGCAACGTCACAATCGACTGGATCGTACTGACGGCTGGCATCGTGATGCTTGGCGCAGCTGTCATGCTAGCTGTCGGGCCAACAACCCAGGATCTTGCCACCGGTACAACCGACAAGATCGACCAGATCGAGATGGGCATCTAACCCTATAACATCAGGCGCGGATCGCTCCCCATCTCAAGATCGGGGAACACCGCGCCCGCGAAGGTTTCGGCGGGCAGGCCCGTCGCCGCCCGCATCACCCAGGCCGCATAAGCACGAATGTCGCGCGTGGGCAGCAAATCACGCCCCGCGTAAAGATCGCCCTCGCCCAGACCGGGCCAGTCGCTGATCACCTGCCCGCCCTTCATCGCGCCCCCCGCAAACAACATCGCACCACCCGTGCCGTGATCAGTGCCGCGCGATCCGTTTTCGCGCGCTGTGCGGCCAAATTCGGTCATGCACAGCACCGCCGTTTGCCCCCAGGCCGCGCCCAATCCGGCGCGCAGGGTCAGAATTGTATCGCTAAGGCGCGACAGTGCACGCGCAAGATTGGCGCGCTGGTTGTCATGGGTGTCCCATCCGCTGATCGAAAAGCTGGCGATCCGCGTATCCGCGCGCAGCCGCCCGGCAGCAAATTCCGCCAGTTTCACGTGATCCCCCGACAGGCTCACCCCCTCCATCATCGGGCTGTCGCCCATCATCGTTTCGGTTTGCGCCGCGGCCGCAATCGCGTCGTCGCTGGCCAGTTCCTCGGCGATGGCGATCGCATCGGCGCTGGCCGTTTGAAACAATGGATCGTCATGATGCACGACCTCAAGCAATCGGCGCACCTGCGGCGACAGATTCAAGCGCGCATCCGGCGACCAGCGTGCCGCAGGGGCATCGCCCGACAATACCAGCATTTGTTCACGCCCGATCGCATAGGCCACATCCGCCTCAAGCCCCGGAATTTGCTGCAACAAGCGGTTCAGCCACCCGTCGCGCAACCCGCCACCACTCAGGTCCGGCAACCCGGCTTCCAGAATATCCTGCCCGTCAAAATGGCTGCGCTTGTCGCGATATGGCGTGGACACCGCATGCACCGCGCCCAGTTCCCCCGCCAACCACAGCGGATGCAATGGCGCAAGCGCCGAGTGCAGTGCGAAAAACCCATCCAGATCAATGGCATCGACAGCCTCGCCCACGCCAATATTGGGGCGCAACCCCGCCAATGCGGGATCGCCATAAGGCTGGATCACATCCAGCCCGTCCATCGCCCCGCGCAAGATGATGACAACCAGCCGCGTGTCCCAAGGGGCGGCGGCAAAGGCCACGGGCGTCAGCAACGGACTGGCCGCTGCACAACACCCCAGCGCCGCGCCCGACATCAAAAACCTGCGACGCTCCATGTCCTACCTCCTTTGAAATGCGGCCGACGCCAGCACAAGGCCGACCCCAGCCGCACGATCTTCGGCGGCACCGGCCGCGAAGACCACCGCCGGATCGGCCTCCGGCCCCAGCGCAGTGACCACAAACGCGCGCGGGTCGGGCAGATCGTCGCGCAACCGTTGGGGAATGATCATCGACCATGTTATGCGCCCAGCCATGCCCTGCGGCGTGATCCATGATGGCCCGTCTTCGGGCCACCCGTCCGGGCCAACGGGTTCTTCCCAAGGCTGGCCCATCACCGCCAAATGTCGCCCGAATGCAGCGCGCCCCTCGTTGAACGACATCGCCGCGAGAGCATCCACGTCGATATCAAGCGCCCTGACCGCCGAGGCGACAAACCCAAACGGCGGCTTCACCTTGGCCCTGGTCACGTCCCATGCCGCCGGGTGGCGCAACAGCACCGCGACAACGGCGTCCAGATCGCCACCCGTCTCGGCAAACACCGCCGCTAAATCGTCAACCAGCCCCACAGGCGGATCGTCCGCCACGAAATGCACCGCCAGTTTGCGTCCGATATGGCGCGCCGTATCGGGGTGCATCGCCAGGTCGTCCAGCGCGGTCAGTATATCATCAAGGCGCGGGACATCGCCGCCATAGGTTTTGCCCAAAACCACCTCGGGTCCCGGTTCGGCAATGTTGCGCAAAAATGCAAAGCCGTTCTTGGGGCTATAGGACAGCCCCGTCAGCAATTCCGCCAGTTCACGCACATCTGTCTGCGTGTAACTGGCCCCGACACCCAGCGTGTGCAGTTCCAGCAATTCACGCGCCAGGTTTTCGTTCAGCCCGCGATTGCGGCGCAGCGCAGTGCGACTGTTGGGGCCCATTGACAGATGTTGATCAAGATAGACCAGCATCATCGGATGAGTGGTAACTGCCCGTAATATATCTGAAAATCGCCCCATGACATGCGGGCGGATCGCTTCTTCGACATAGGGTGATACCAGATGACGGGTGACACCTGTGACCGCGCGCACCGTGAAATGGTCCGCCCAGAACCGCGTCAGCCGTTCGCGCATACCATCGCTTGTGGTGGCGGCGCGGGCCAGATGGGCGGCAAATGTCGCCCCCCGCATATCCCGTCCGGCTGCGCGCATGGCACGTTGTTGGTCCAGCACCTCCGCCTCGCGGTCAGTGCCGCGCGCTGCCCGACGCACCTGCGCCAGATCGCGGTAGTCACGCGGTGAAGGATAGGTGTCAGCCCACAACGGTATCACAAAGCGTGCCGCCGCATCATCGGGCCCACGCAACCGCGCCAGCATCGCGTCCTGCGAAACCGGCGGCGCGATACGAGGCGACAGCCCCATGCCAAAACGGATCTCGGCGATGATCGGATCAAACGGCACGCGCGGGTCTCCCTTGTTGGTGCCACTATAGGCATGCTTGGCACGCGCGTCTGGCAAAATTCACGTGATCAGAACAAGTTTGCCGAGTCATGGAAAATTCCGACACCCTTGATCTTAAACAAGAAAATCTGCAAGGTTTCAGGCTTGAACCGGTCTTACCGATTCGAAATTGCATTTGACGAGTGAAACCCGAGGCTGCCAATGCTGACACGACGCCAAACACTCGCGGGTATTGCCGCGTCTTTCGCCACCCTCCCGCCATCACTTGCAACGGCGAGCGCGTCTGGCCGCTCGGATACTTTGCCGCCCGAATATGCGCCCCGTCTGGTGCGTTTGCAGCAGAACCGCGCCGCTGGCGAAATTCACGTCGTGCCCGACCGTCACAGCCTTTACTGGACCCTGCCGGACGGCCAGGCGATCCGCTATCTTGTGGGATTGGCACGCGACGGACTCTACCGCAGCGGCAGCTACACGATCCGGCGCAAGGCCGAATGGCCCCGCTGGACACCCACCCCCGCGATGATCCGGCGCGAACCCGAAATCTATCGCCCCTTTGCCAACGGGATGGCCGGCGGCCCTGATAACCCGTTGGGCGCGCGCGCGCTCTACCTGTTCAACCGCGCGGGGCGCGACACCTACATGCGGATCCACGGCACCAATCAGCCCAGCACCATTTCC
This portion of the Octadecabacter sp. SW4 genome encodes:
- a CDS encoding nitroreductase; protein product: MPTANPAALDFLLTRRSRPAKTLTGPVPDRAGLDTLLTAAARTPDHGKLEPWRFIVLSGAALPRLAALVTTRAAALDIDADQIPKARAAFADAQLVVAVISAPVISAKVPDIEQTYSAGAVCLSLLNAALAAGWGANWLSGWASHDRTFVETGLGLAPHETVAGFIHIGTETTAPPERPRPDITAKTTWIDT
- a CDS encoding L,D-transpeptidase, which gives rise to MLTRRQTLAGIAASFATLPPSLATASASGRSDTLPPEYAPRLVRLQQNRAAGEIHVVPDRHSLYWTLPDGQAIRYLVGLARDGLYRSGSYTIRRKAEWPRWTPTPAMIRREPEIYRPFANGMAGGPDNPLGARALYLFNRAGRDTYMRIHGTNQPSTISRDVSNGCVRLINAQVIDLYDRVPLGTPVFLYGRGLLAPLTTG
- a CDS encoding DUF1501 domain-containing protein encodes the protein MERRRFLMSGAALGCCAAASPLLTPVAFAAAPWDTRLVVIILRGAMDGLDVIQPYGDPALAGLRPNIGVGEAVDAIDLDGFFALHSALAPLHPLWLAGELGAVHAVSTPYRDKRSHFDGQDILEAGLPDLSGGGLRDGWLNRLLQQIPGLEADVAYAIGREQMLVLSGDAPAARWSPDARLNLSPQVRRLLEVVHHDDPLFQTASADAIAIAEELASDDAIAAAAQTETMMGDSPMMEGVSLSGDHVKLAEFAAGRLRADTRIASFSISGWDTHDNQRANLARALSRLSDTILTLRAGLGAAWGQTAVLCMTEFGRTARENGSRGTDHGTGGAMLFAGGAMKGGQVISDWPGLGEGDLYAGRDLLPTRDIRAYAAWVMRAATGLPAETFAGAVFPDLEMGSDPRLML
- a CDS encoding response regulator, translated to MDDHDDFMMTRPPTARRPLLGLTVLVVEDSRFACEAMRLLCLRSGARIRRADSLQHARRHLAVYRPAVVIVDLGLPDGSGESLIADLAMGVPRVDVVLGTSGDTDGKERALAAGADGFFAKPVASLAQFQQAILAHLPADRQPNAPWVLSDEYVAPDLMAYRDDLAHVADVLNGEEDRSIDYVTQFLSGVAQSANDTGLGDAVGSLARARETGGTTRSEVARLAAIVQERLSTNSPL
- the mce gene encoding methylmalonyl-CoA epimerase; amino-acid sequence: MIGRLNHVAIAVPDLEAACAQYRGALGATVGAPQDEPDHGVTVVFIELPNTKIELLYPLGDASPIQGFLDKNPAGGIHHICYEVDDIIAARDRLTETGARVLGSGAPKIGAHGKPVLFLHPKDFNGCLIELEQV
- a CDS encoding EI24 domain-containing protein, with translation MIFQDISKAIAQFSDARFRRVLLLGVGLTLALFAVSGFGVWQLLNWIDIENVSWPFFGEIAWLSYVLGVIMAALSLFLWVFLMIPVASAITSVFLDDVAQAVEDKHFPHLPAPPKMPLSVAVKDTLGFLGVLIGANILALMLYIMLPFAAPFIFYALNGFLLGREYFTLAATRREGRAGARALRSRFANEIWIAGCLMAIPLTIPVLNLFVPILGAATFTHMYHRLSQR
- a CDS encoding DUF1800 family protein, whose product is MPDARAKHAYSGTNKGDPRVPFDPIIAEIRFGMGLSPRIAPPVSQDAMLARLRGPDDAAARFVIPLWADTYPSPRDYRDLAQVRRAARGTDREAEVLDQQRAMRAAGRDMRGATFAAHLARAATTSDGMRERLTRFWADHFTVRAVTGVTRHLVSPYVEEAIRPHVMGRFSDILRAVTTHPMMLVYLDQHLSMGPNSRTALRRNRGLNENLARELLELHTLGVGASYTQTDVRELAELLTGLSYSPKNGFAFLRNIAEPGPEVVLGKTYGGDVPRLDDILTALDDLAMHPDTARHIGRKLAVHFVADDPPVGLVDDLAAVFAETGGDLDAVVAVLLRHPAAWDVTRAKVKPPFGFVASAVRALDIDVDALAAMSFNEGRAAFGRHLAVMGQPWEEPVGPDGWPEDGPSWITPQGMAGRITWSMIIPQRLRDDLPDPRAFVVTALGPEADPAVVFAAGAAEDRAAGVGLVLASAAFQRR
- a CDS encoding Flp family type IVb pilin, which produces MERFINRFWGDEDGNVTIDWIVLTAGIVMLGAAVMLAVGPTTQDLATGTTDKIDQIEMGI
- a CDS encoding DUF1467 family protein, yielding MGITSALVLFAVVWFMVFFVVLPLRMTTQGEAGEVVPGTHSSAPADPQLRRKARITTIWAFCIWAVIAGVILSGAITVRDLDWFNRMATPEVSVD